The Drosophila bipectinata strain 14024-0381.07 chromosome 2L, DbipHiC1v2, whole genome shotgun sequence genome has a segment encoding these proteins:
- the AIF gene encoding putative apoptosis-inducing factor 1, mitochondrial isoform X1, with protein MSILSVRYLVQKFIRQANILANRRVLGPTVQRPPPAYGSLRSAHSSLYQMVKKRTLEARTKMQANKYPNNQACVTTPVASECEENVDTTNPVPPIPFATTSTTATSNFQAPAQVDPLFKVGFADCKSICSAKEVLKSSDCETHTSAPHMDVCKPKSACEEFKRKRQETSCNDDGGSDGKDGEDECECRMKDLRFKCILGALAALLAGGFLAWFLARVTDDTEANRIRDEMDRKKRNLVAGLVTSPPSSESLPKHVPYLIIGGGTAAFSAFRAIKSNDATAKVLMISNEFRKPYMRPPLSKELWYTPNPNEDPIKDYRFKQWTGSERSLFFEPDEFFVDPEHLADSSNGGISVAQGFAVKKVDAQKRIVTLNDGYQISYDTCLIATGCSPKNLDMFRDASPSVKEKVMVYRTPDDFDRLRRLAAEKRSITIVGNGFIGSELACSLAHYAKENNGGKVYQVFQEEGNMSRVLPKYLSRWTMSKMEAQGVCVIPNASVKAATRDNNNLKLELNNGMTLMSDVVVVCVGCSANTELASPSSLEVDRSLGGFVVNAELEARTNLYVAGDASCFYDPLLGRRRVEHHDHSVVSGRLAGENMTGAKKPYQHQSMFWSDLGPEIGYEGIGLVDSSLPTVGVFALPTNVAKRVDKLPESPENQGSQSSDSSSLEKSDKPGVTCDPEESENYGKGVIFYLKNDKVVGILLWNLFNRIGLARTIINQNAKYDDLNEVAKLFEIHA; from the exons atgagtATTTTAAGTGTGCGCTATCTGGTCCAGAAGTTCATCCGCCAGGCAAACATATTGGCCAACAGGCGGGTACTGGGGCCCACGGTCCAGCGACCGCCACCGGCGTACG GTTCTCTCCGGTCGGCACACAGCAGCCTGTATCAAATGGTAAAGAAACGCACTCTCGAGGCGCGCACCAAAATGCAAGCCAATAAATATCCCAACAATCAAGCCTGCGTAACCACACCAGTCGCCAGCGAGTGCGAAGAGAATGTGGATACCACCAATCCCGTCCCACCGATACCGTTCGCCACCACCTCAACCACTGCCACTTCCAACTTTCAAGCTCCCGCCCAAGTCGATCCACTGTTCAAAGTG GGCTTTGCCGACTGCAAGAGCATCTGTAGTGCCAAGGAGGTCCTGAAGTCATCGGACTGCGAGACACACACTTCTGCCCCCCATATGGATGTCTGCAAACCAAAGTCTGCCTGCGAAGAGTTCAAGCGCAAAAGGCAGGAGACGAGTTGCAATGATGATGGCGGTTCCGATGGAAAAGATGGCGAGGATGAGTGCGAGTGCCGGATGAAGGATTTGCGTTTCAAGTGTATCCTGGGTGCACTGGCTGCCCTGCTAGCTGGAGGATTT CTGGCTTGGTTCCTTGCTCGTGTAACAGATGACACCGAAGCCAACAGGATACGGGACGAGATGGATCGAAAGAAACGTAACCTGGTAGCTGGATTAGTCACAA GTCCACCCAGTTCCGAATCCCTGCCAAAGCATGTCCCGTACCTGATCATCGGCGGCGGCACCGCTGCTTTCTCCGCCTTCCGTGCCATCAAGTCCAACGATGCTACCGCAAAAGTGCTGATGATCAGCAACGAGTTCCGCAAGCCCTACATGCGTCCGCCCCTGTCCAAGGAGCTCTGGTATACGCCCAACCCCAACGAGGATCCCATCAAGGACTATCGCTTTAAGCAGTGGACGGGCTCCGAGAGGAG CTTGTTTTTCGAACCAGACGAGTTCTTTGTAGATCCGGAGCACCTGGCGGACAGTAGCAATGGTGGAATATCTGTGGCTCAGGGATTCGCCGTCAAGAAAGTGGACGCCCAGAAGCGCATTGTGACGCTAAACGATGGCTATCAGATCTCGTACGATACATGCCTTATTGCCACCGGTTGCTCGCCAAAGAACCTGGACATGTTCCGCGACGCATCGCCCAGTGTTAAGGAAAAGGTGATGGTGTATCGCACCCCGGACGACTTTGATCGACTGCGTCGCCTGGCGGCGGAGAAGCGATCGATTACCATTGTGGGTAATGGCTTCATTGGCAGCGAGCTGGCCTGCTCCCTGGCCCATTACGCCAAGGAGAACAATGGCGGCAAAGTCTATCAGGTGTTCCAGGAGGAGGGCAACATGTCGAGGGTCCTGCCGAAGTATCTTAGCCGTTGGACAATGTCCAAGATGGAAGCCCAGGGCGTTTGCGTCATCCCGAATGCCAGTGTTAAGGCCGCGACGCGAGACAATAACAATCTTAAGTTGGAGCTTAACAATGGCATGACCCTCATGTCGGACGTGGTGGTCGTCTGTGTGGGCTGCTCCGCCAACACGGAGCTGGCGAGTCCTAGCAGTCTAGAAGTGGATCGCAGCTTGGGCGGCTTCGTGGTTAATGCTGAGCTGGAGGCCAGAACAAATCTGTATGTGGCCGGAGATGCTTCCTGCTTTTACGATCCACTTCTGGGCAGAAGACGAGTCGAGCACCATGATCACTCCGTTGTCTCTGGTCGTTTGGCCGGTGAGAACATGACTGGAGCCA AGAAACCGTATCAGCATCAGAGCATGTTCTGGTCGGATCTGGGTCCAGAGATTGGCTACGAAGGAATCGGTCTGGTTGACTCTTCGCTGCCCACAGTCGGTGTGTTTGCCTTGCCAACGAATGTGGCCAAGCGGGTGGACAAGCTGCCCGAGTCGCCGGAGAACCAGGGCTCCCAGAGCTCGGATAGCTCGTCGCTGGAGAAGAGTGACAAGCCCGGTGTTACCTGTGATCCCGAAGAATCGGAAAACTATGGCAAAGGTGTAATCTTCTATTTGAAAAACGATAAAGTCGTTGGCATTCTGCTGTGGAATCTTTTCAATCGAATAGGATTAGCTAGGACGATAATCAATCAGAATGCAAAGTACGATGACCTCAACGAGGTGGCCAAGCTGTTCGAGATCCACGCGTAG
- the AIF gene encoding putative apoptosis-inducing factor 1, mitochondrial isoform X2 translates to MSILSVRYLVQKFIRQANILANRRVLGPTVQRPPPAYGSLRSAHSSLYQMGFADCKSICSAKEVLKSSDCETHTSAPHMDVCKPKSACEEFKRKRQETSCNDDGGSDGKDGEDECECRMKDLRFKCILGALAALLAGGFLAWFLARVTDDTEANRIRDEMDRKKRNLVAGLVTSPPSSESLPKHVPYLIIGGGTAAFSAFRAIKSNDATAKVLMISNEFRKPYMRPPLSKELWYTPNPNEDPIKDYRFKQWTGSERSLFFEPDEFFVDPEHLADSSNGGISVAQGFAVKKVDAQKRIVTLNDGYQISYDTCLIATGCSPKNLDMFRDASPSVKEKVMVYRTPDDFDRLRRLAAEKRSITIVGNGFIGSELACSLAHYAKENNGGKVYQVFQEEGNMSRVLPKYLSRWTMSKMEAQGVCVIPNASVKAATRDNNNLKLELNNGMTLMSDVVVVCVGCSANTELASPSSLEVDRSLGGFVVNAELEARTNLYVAGDASCFYDPLLGRRRVEHHDHSVVSGRLAGENMTGAKKPYQHQSMFWSDLGPEIGYEGIGLVDSSLPTVGVFALPTNVAKRVDKLPESPENQGSQSSDSSSLEKSDKPGVTCDPEESENYGKGVIFYLKNDKVVGILLWNLFNRIGLARTIINQNAKYDDLNEVAKLFEIHA, encoded by the exons atgagtATTTTAAGTGTGCGCTATCTGGTCCAGAAGTTCATCCGCCAGGCAAACATATTGGCCAACAGGCGGGTACTGGGGCCCACGGTCCAGCGACCGCCACCGGCGTACG GTTCTCTCCGGTCGGCACACAGCAGCCTGTATCAAATG GGCTTTGCCGACTGCAAGAGCATCTGTAGTGCCAAGGAGGTCCTGAAGTCATCGGACTGCGAGACACACACTTCTGCCCCCCATATGGATGTCTGCAAACCAAAGTCTGCCTGCGAAGAGTTCAAGCGCAAAAGGCAGGAGACGAGTTGCAATGATGATGGCGGTTCCGATGGAAAAGATGGCGAGGATGAGTGCGAGTGCCGGATGAAGGATTTGCGTTTCAAGTGTATCCTGGGTGCACTGGCTGCCCTGCTAGCTGGAGGATTT CTGGCTTGGTTCCTTGCTCGTGTAACAGATGACACCGAAGCCAACAGGATACGGGACGAGATGGATCGAAAGAAACGTAACCTGGTAGCTGGATTAGTCACAA GTCCACCCAGTTCCGAATCCCTGCCAAAGCATGTCCCGTACCTGATCATCGGCGGCGGCACCGCTGCTTTCTCCGCCTTCCGTGCCATCAAGTCCAACGATGCTACCGCAAAAGTGCTGATGATCAGCAACGAGTTCCGCAAGCCCTACATGCGTCCGCCCCTGTCCAAGGAGCTCTGGTATACGCCCAACCCCAACGAGGATCCCATCAAGGACTATCGCTTTAAGCAGTGGACGGGCTCCGAGAGGAG CTTGTTTTTCGAACCAGACGAGTTCTTTGTAGATCCGGAGCACCTGGCGGACAGTAGCAATGGTGGAATATCTGTGGCTCAGGGATTCGCCGTCAAGAAAGTGGACGCCCAGAAGCGCATTGTGACGCTAAACGATGGCTATCAGATCTCGTACGATACATGCCTTATTGCCACCGGTTGCTCGCCAAAGAACCTGGACATGTTCCGCGACGCATCGCCCAGTGTTAAGGAAAAGGTGATGGTGTATCGCACCCCGGACGACTTTGATCGACTGCGTCGCCTGGCGGCGGAGAAGCGATCGATTACCATTGTGGGTAATGGCTTCATTGGCAGCGAGCTGGCCTGCTCCCTGGCCCATTACGCCAAGGAGAACAATGGCGGCAAAGTCTATCAGGTGTTCCAGGAGGAGGGCAACATGTCGAGGGTCCTGCCGAAGTATCTTAGCCGTTGGACAATGTCCAAGATGGAAGCCCAGGGCGTTTGCGTCATCCCGAATGCCAGTGTTAAGGCCGCGACGCGAGACAATAACAATCTTAAGTTGGAGCTTAACAATGGCATGACCCTCATGTCGGACGTGGTGGTCGTCTGTGTGGGCTGCTCCGCCAACACGGAGCTGGCGAGTCCTAGCAGTCTAGAAGTGGATCGCAGCTTGGGCGGCTTCGTGGTTAATGCTGAGCTGGAGGCCAGAACAAATCTGTATGTGGCCGGAGATGCTTCCTGCTTTTACGATCCACTTCTGGGCAGAAGACGAGTCGAGCACCATGATCACTCCGTTGTCTCTGGTCGTTTGGCCGGTGAGAACATGACTGGAGCCA AGAAACCGTATCAGCATCAGAGCATGTTCTGGTCGGATCTGGGTCCAGAGATTGGCTACGAAGGAATCGGTCTGGTTGACTCTTCGCTGCCCACAGTCGGTGTGTTTGCCTTGCCAACGAATGTGGCCAAGCGGGTGGACAAGCTGCCCGAGTCGCCGGAGAACCAGGGCTCCCAGAGCTCGGATAGCTCGTCGCTGGAGAAGAGTGACAAGCCCGGTGTTACCTGTGATCCCGAAGAATCGGAAAACTATGGCAAAGGTGTAATCTTCTATTTGAAAAACGATAAAGTCGTTGGCATTCTGCTGTGGAATCTTTTCAATCGAATAGGATTAGCTAGGACGATAATCAATCAGAATGCAAAGTACGATGACCTCAACGAGGTGGCCAAGCTGTTCGAGATCCACGCGTAG
- the LOC108125920 gene encoding uncharacterized protein — MKYRMLNKRKQASPSPVRESEPEVEEKPTQQPTHSALEFEAAAALLMLRYQYDRQICHRIMSYTETRSPTPPPVVADNTTPKDQAIRPPVATQPLKKRSIPSHLLRRSLTPAKSLTAVTNTSIVKAKTRTPVPGAERSHNRALLKSCRNMIREFLDNTDFI, encoded by the coding sequence ATGAAGTACCGCATGTTGAACAAACGCAAACAGGCCTCTCCTTCCCCCGTGAGGGAGTCGGAGCCCGAAGTAGAGGAGAAGCCCACTCAGCAACCCACCCACAGTGCCCTGGAGTTCGAGGCAGCTGCTGCCCTCCTGATGCTTCGCTACCAGTACGATCGTCAGATCTGTCATCGCATCATGTCCTACACAGAGACACGGTCCCCGACTCCACCGCCAGTGGTGGCCGACAATACCACGCCCAAGGATCAGGCTATACGCCCCCCGGTGGCCACTCAACCGCTGAAGAAACGCTCCATACCATCGCATCTGCTGAGACGATCCCTGACACCGGCCAAGTCCCTGACCGCGGTGACCAATACCTCGATAGTGAAGGCCAAGACCAGGACTCCGGTGCCCGGGGCTGAGCGCAGCCACAATAGGGCACTCCTCAAGTCCTGCCGGAATATGATACGCGAGTTTTTGGACAACACCGATTTCATTTAA
- the aop gene encoding ets DNA-binding protein pokkuri — translation MSKMKMLPVQLSLNQLNPGIWSDVLWRCPPAPSSQLAELKTQLPPSLPSDPRLWSREDVLVFLRFCVREFDLPKLDFDLFQMNGKALCLLTRADFGHRCPGAGDVLHNVLQMLIIESHMMQWHLPNSPVTPTSRYPLSPHSHPPTPTWPPLNAPPESSPFHSSAHGLAGHHFMAPNSVTLSPPPSVDSQASSPPQAPYQNGGGAPGAGSGGSANAGGSTTTAGGASGAGVPTSSNTASSSASSTASNGSQPQMIMPMKGISSASSNHSDSEEEFSETSAGVGKMPPAPLSYSTASPPGTPILKDIKPNWSQQLTNSFVNSWSQQQQQQQQQQQQAAAAAAAAAAAAVQAQQQQLQQQQQPQKLTLDNTAGPVVAPAGGSISAPTTPSYMYKNKREFFPENSEPNTNGRLLWDFLQQLLNDRNQKYSDLIAWKCRDTGVFKIVDPAGLAKLWGIQKNHLSMNYDKMSRALRYYYRVNILRKVQGERHCYQFLRNPTELKNIKNISLLRQTTPASGNGGASAMPQGGSQAPGSPAAQNWSAQQQQQQNQQQPQQQSPQRPPSRNGPMSLPAVAAVAAAAAAAYGPPPTSPLFMHAINGAFHYLSAAAAGPPPNSPALNTPSAVGGPDKFQFHPLKLENNSGSGSGSESAGEDLKPTDLSVSSKSNATSNEDCYPLIRNADGLTTIKLIRYNDHSPAEQSPKTEDQQSTVESSSPRPMEQASEQAQPVPMDSDCNGGESEDSFRHMRQ, via the exons ATGTCCAAAATGAAAATGCTCCCAGTACAGTTATCGTTGAACCAGCTGAATCCCGGCATCTGGAGCGATGTTCTGTGGCGCTGCCCCCCAGCGCCCTCCAGTCAGCTGGCGGAGCTGAAGACACAGCTGCCCCCATCCCTGCCCTCCGATCCGCGCCTCTGGAGTCGCGAGGATGTGCTCGTCTTCCTGCGTTTCTGTGTCCGCGAATTCGATCTCCCAAAGCTCGACTTTGATCTCTTCCAGATGAACGGCAAGGCGCTGTGCCTACTAACGCGTGCGGATTTCGGCCATCGGTGTCCGGGTGCTGGCGATGTTCTGCACAATGTACTGCAGATGCTGATCATCGAGTCGCACATGATGCAGTGGCACCTGCCCAACAGCCCAGTGACGCCAACCAGTCGTTATCCCCTGTCGCCGCACAGCCATCCGCCGACGCCCACGTGGCCGCCGCTCAATGCTCCGCCCGAGAGCAGTCCCTTCCACAGTTCGGCCCACGGTCTGGCGGGTCATCACTTCATGGCACCCAACTCGGTTACCCTCAGCCCGCCGCCGTCAGTTGACTCCCAGGCGAGTAGTCCACCCCAGGCGCCGTATCAGAATGGAGGAGGAGCCCCTGGAGCAGGCAGCGGAGGATCAGCGAACGCTGGTGGATCTACAACAACAGCCGGAGGAGCATCGGGTGCTGGAGTCCCGACTAGCAGCAACACAGCATCTTCGAGCGCCAGCAGCACCGCCAGCAATGGCTCCCAGCCACAGATGATAATGCCCATGAAGGGCATCAGCAGTGCCAGCAGCAATCACTCGGACTCCGAGGAGGAGTTCTCCGAGACGAGCGCCGGAGTGGGCAAGATGCCGCCGGCTCCGCTCTCCTACAGCACGGCCAGTCCGCCGGGCACGCCCATTTTGAAAGACATCAAGCCCAACTGGTCGCAGCAGCTGACGAATAGCTTTGTGAACTCCTggtcgcagcagcagcaacagcaacaacaacagcagcaacaggctgcagcggcggcggcagcagcagcagccgcagcggTCCAggcccagcagcaacagttgcagcagcagcagcagccccagAAGCTGACACTGGATAACACAGCTGGCCCAGTGGTGGCCCCCGCCGGAGGATCCATCTCCGCCCCGACCACGCCCAGTTACATGTACAAGAACAAGCGCGAGTTCTTCCCCGAGAACTCGGAGCCCAACACAA ATGGCCGCCTGTTGTGGGACTTCCTGCAGCAGCTGCTGAACGATCGGAACCAGAAGTACAGCGATCTGATAGCCTGGAAGTGCCGCGATACGGGAGTCTTCAAGATCGTCGATCCCGCCGGACTGGCCAAGCTGTGGGGCATCCAGAAGAACCATCTGTCCATGAACTACGACAAGATGTCGCGCGCTCTGCGCTACTACTACCGCGTCAACATTCTGCGGAAGGTGCAGGGCGAGCGGCATTGCTACCAGTTCCTGCGCAACCCCACGGAGCTCAAGAACATCAAAAATATATCGCTGCTGCGCCAGACGACGCCGGCGTCGGGCAATGGAGGTGCCTCTGCCATGCCGCAGGGTGGCAGCCAGGCGCCCGGAAGTCCGGCTGCTCAGAACTGGAgcgcccagcagcagcagcagcagaaccaGCAACAGCCACAACAGCAGTCGCCCCAGCGTCCGCCCTCCCGGAATGGACCGATGAGCCTGCCAGCCGTTGCAGCAGTGGCGGCAGCAGCTGCCGCCGCCTATGGTCCGCCGCCCACATCGCCACTCTTCATGCACGCGATCAACGGTGCCTTCCACTACTTGTCGGCGGCGGCAGCTGGACCGCCGCCCAACTCCCCTGCCCTGAACACCCCCTCCGCCGTCGGCGGCCCCGACAAGTTCCAGTTCCATCCGCTGAAGCTGGAGAACAATTCGGGATCGGGTTCGGGCTCGGAAAGCGCCGGCGAGGATCTGAAGCCCACGGATCTGAGTGTGAGCAGCAAAAGCAACGCCACCAGCAACGAGGATTGCTACCC acTCATCCGGAATGCTGACGGCCTCACCACCATCAAGCTGATACGCTACAACGATCACTCGCCAGCTGAGCAGTCGCCCAAGACCGAGGATCAGCAGTCCACCGTCGAGAGCAGTTCACCCAGGCCCATGGAGCAGGCCAGTGAACAGGCCCAGCCCGTGCCCATGGACAGCGATTGCAATGGGGGCGAGTCCGAGGACTCGTTCCGTCACATGCGGCAGTAG